The Virgibacillus sp. SK37 region ATAATTTCCTCCTAATGGTTTTTTCCTCCGTTAAGATCATTTTTGTATAAATACCCTCTCTTAAAAGCTGGCACCACATATACAAATCACTAAACGTGTGTTTTTATTACATGTTTATTCTACATAAACATAGTATTTACACCAAAAATTAATATATCATAATGTTTGATGAGAATCAAGTGTAACTGTTAACTTTTTGCATGTAATTTAATAACTAATGCTGCTTCTGTCTTACCACAGTCCAATTGTTTTGCTATTTCTTCTGCTGTGTAACCGTTTTGATATAATTGAAGGATTCTCGCCTGTAATGAAGCCACCATTTTATCTTCCGGCATTTCTTGATGCGGAGCATAGAATGGTTGATCCGTTTCGTCTGAGTGTGGAAGATTAGATACTTTCTCATCTGTGTTTTTTTGTTTGTTTTCTTCAGGAATATTGTTCAACGTTTTTTGTAAATACTCATTTTCCGCTTTAATTTCTTCCAGATATGTATCAAATAAGTCCATTATCTCAGAGGGGGATTGTACTTGTTGGAGTGTGTTTATCTTCTTAATAAGTTGAAAAATTATTATGAACGTTAATATATGTAATAGAAAACTAATAAATAGTAAAAATGAAACCATATAAATCCCTTCTATCCCTTAAAATCCACTTTGGTTCCTAAGTAAGGATGCTTATCCAAAGTATTTATTTCTCTATGACCATTTCTTGTTTCTTCCATGGTCTTATGATGATTCTCTTGAGAATGCTTATTGCCCATTATTTTCCTTTGTAGTTCTGTATTATTCACACGGGTTTGCTTTTTTACTTCCCTTTTTAATTGAGATTCTGTCAATAAATGTTGAGTATGCTGGGGCTGTTTGTGTAATTGGTCCTGAAGTTTACCAGCTTCCATTGTTCTTGGTAATGCAACCTGCAATTCTATCGATTTCCAGCTCATCGTCTCTCCACCCATTTCATTAAAATAAAGGAAGAATGTTGACCTCATTATCTTTTAAAGATACTTTTACATAGTGTTGATTTGCATCGATCGTACGTTGGTATTTTCCAAAGGCAACAGTAACATTTGCATATAGATTATTCCGAACAACTAAAGATGCCTCTCTGTTCTTGTCTTCCTCA contains the following coding sequences:
- a CDS encoding DUF6115 domain-containing protein; its protein translation is MVSFLLFISFLLHILTFIIIFQLIKKINTLQQVQSPSEIMDLFDTYLEEIKAENEYLQKTLNNIPEENKQKNTDEKVSNLPHSDETDQPFYAPHQEMPEDKMVASLQARILQLYQNGYTAEEIAKQLDCGKTEAALVIKLHAKS